In a single window of the Pirellulales bacterium genome:
- the fusA gene encoding elongation factor G, producing MQRDLHKLRNIGIIAHIDAGKTTVTERMLFLSGAKHRVGEVDKGTTDTDSDPEEQERGITIYAACVTFPWKDVTVNLLDTPGHVDFTAEVERCLRVLDGAVVVFSAREGVEAQSETVWRQADKYKVPRVAFINKLDREGADFEAVYTEISKRLAAHPVAIQIPVGQGPPHVKHPFRGIIDLIEMKLLTFGGDRQSREQTAAEIPDDLRPRAEEWRTAMLEKLYDYSNELMELALQEEPIPPELIRQVLRKATVSLQVQPVLCGSALHGIGVQPVLDAVQYYLPSPLDVPPVEGRAVESGKDGGEKIERRKPSPDEPFCGLVFKVLPAKTGDMYWIRVYSGSLKQNSRVLNSGKNFKENVSQLWIIHATKREEQIDSVQAGDIVGAIGPRQSITGDTLCDPKAPLLLETIQFPETVISAAVEPESTADRKKLGEVLEMLKRQDPTFRAHENEETGQTLISGMGELHLEVIQHRLQRDFNLNVRVHKPRVSYKETVNATAEALGKCNRQIGGQTLFAEVKVRVTPLHKDEPARVFTNWFTEDSAKQNLIQLVLAALKEAAEGGGLKGCPLWSCSLELLQTPLPEPLPGEVALRIAAADAFTKVLQAAGVTVLEPIMRVEVTTPEEHLGDVINDLQQRRAIISSTENRGGATVLEAEAPLSAMFGYSAAVRSLSQGRASFSMEPLKYGPAPPEVQEGFI from the coding sequence ATGCAACGTGATCTGCATAAACTTCGCAATATCGGCATTATTGCCCACATCGATGCCGGCAAGACCACCGTCACCGAGCGGATGCTGTTTCTGTCCGGCGCCAAGCACCGGGTGGGGGAAGTCGACAAAGGCACGACCGACACCGACAGCGACCCCGAGGAGCAAGAACGGGGCATCACCATTTACGCCGCCTGCGTCACGTTTCCGTGGAAGGATGTGACGGTCAATTTGCTGGACACGCCAGGGCACGTCGATTTCACCGCCGAGGTGGAGCGCTGCTTGCGGGTGCTGGACGGCGCAGTGGTGGTGTTCAGCGCCCGGGAAGGGGTCGAGGCCCAGAGCGAAACAGTGTGGCGGCAGGCCGACAAGTACAAAGTGCCGCGGGTGGCGTTCATCAATAAATTGGATCGCGAAGGGGCTGATTTTGAGGCGGTTTACACCGAGATTTCCAAGCGGTTGGCGGCCCATCCGGTGGCGATTCAAATTCCCGTTGGCCAAGGCCCGCCGCATGTGAAACACCCGTTTCGCGGCATTATCGACCTTATCGAAATGAAGTTGCTCACCTTCGGCGGCGACCGGCAAAGCCGAGAGCAAACCGCGGCAGAAATTCCCGACGATCTACGCCCTCGGGCTGAAGAGTGGCGCACCGCCATGTTGGAAAAGCTGTACGACTACAGCAACGAGTTGATGGAATTGGCCCTGCAAGAAGAGCCGATTCCGCCGGAGCTCATCCGCCAAGTGTTGCGCAAAGCTACGGTAAGTTTGCAAGTGCAGCCGGTGTTGTGTGGCTCGGCTTTGCACGGCATCGGCGTGCAGCCGGTACTTGATGCGGTGCAATATTATTTGCCCAGTCCGCTGGATGTGCCGCCGGTGGAAGGCCGGGCTGTGGAATCGGGTAAAGATGGGGGCGAAAAAATCGAGCGGCGGAAACCTTCGCCGGATGAGCCATTTTGCGGCCTGGTGTTCAAAGTGTTGCCGGCCAAAACGGGCGACATGTACTGGATTCGCGTTTATTCCGGGTCGCTCAAACAAAACAGCCGGGTACTGAATTCGGGAAAAAACTTCAAGGAAAACGTGTCGCAGTTGTGGATCATTCATGCTACGAAACGCGAAGAGCAAATTGACAGCGTGCAGGCCGGCGACATCGTGGGAGCGATCGGGCCGCGGCAGTCAATCACCGGCGATACGCTGTGCGATCCGAAAGCACCGCTGCTCCTGGAAACGATTCAATTTCCCGAGACCGTGATTTCAGCCGCCGTGGAACCGGAAAGCACGGCTGATCGCAAAAAACTGGGCGAAGTGCTGGAAATGCTCAAGCGGCAAGATCCCACCTTCCGCGCCCACGAAAACGAGGAAACCGGCCAAACACTGATCAGCGGCATGGGCGAATTGCACCTGGAAGTAATTCAACATCGGCTGCAGCGCGATTTCAATTTGAATGTGCGCGTACACAAGCCGCGGGTCAGTTACAAAGAAACCGTGAACGCGACGGCGGAAGCATTGGGCAAGTGCAATCGGCAAATTGGCGGACAAACGTTGTTCGCCGAAGTGAAGGTCCGCGTGACGCCGCTGCATAAGGATGAGCCGGCGCGCGTTTTTACAAATTGGTTCACCGAAGACAGCGCCAAGCAAAATCTTATCCAGTTAGTGCTGGCGGCGCTGAAAGAGGCGGCCGAGGGGGGCGGACTGAAAGGCTGTCCGCTGTGGAGTTGTTCGCTGGAGTTGCTACAAACGCCGTTGCCCGAGCCGTTGCCCGGTGAAGTGGCGCTGCGGATTGCGGCTGCCGACGCCTTTACCAAAGTGCTGCAAGCCGCGGGCGTAACCGTGCTGGAACCGATCATGCGGGTGGAAGTGACCACTCCAGAAGAACACTTGGGGGACGTCATCAACGATTTGCAGCAGCGGCGGGCAATTATTAGCAGCACGGAAAACCGCGGCGGGGCGACGGTACTGGAAGCCGAAGCGCCGCTGTCGGCCATGTTCGGTTATTCAGCGGCAGTTCGCAGCTTAAGCCAAGGCCGGGCGAGTTTTTCGATGGAACCGTTAAAATACGGCCCTGCCCCGCCGGAAGTGCAGGAAGGGTTTATTTAG
- the rpsG gene encoding 30S ribosomal protein S7 yields the protein MGRITASGTTLKPDPRFGDVMASKFINCLMHDGKKSTAQGVFYRALDIVKEKMPDKEPIEVFKQALENVKPSIEVRSKRVGGAAYQVPMQVSRKRQESLGIRWILESVREKKGRATHEKLADELLAAFNREGAAMTKRENVHRMADANKAFAHFAW from the coding sequence ATGGGAAGAATTACTGCCAGCGGCACGACACTCAAGCCCGATCCGCGCTTCGGCGACGTGATGGCCAGCAAGTTCATCAATTGCCTGATGCACGACGGCAAAAAAAGCACGGCCCAAGGGGTGTTCTATCGGGCGCTCGATATCGTCAAGGAAAAAATGCCCGACAAAGAGCCCATCGAAGTGTTCAAGCAGGCGTTGGAAAACGTGAAGCCCAGCATCGAAGTGCGCTCCAAGCGCGTCGGCGGGGCGGCCTATCAAGTGCCGATGCAAGTGAGCCGCAAGCGGCAGGAATCGCTGGGCATCCGCTGGATTTTGGAATCGGTCCGCGAGAAAAAAGGCCGGGCCACGCACGAAAAATTGGCCGATGAGCTGCTGGCCGCCTTCAACCGGGAAGGGGCCGCCATGACCAAGCGCGAAAACGTCCACCGTATGGCCGATGCCAACAAGGCCTTCGCCCACTTCGCCTGGTAA
- the rpsL gene encoding 30S ribosomal protein S12: MPTISQLVKSRRRPKRKFSKSPVLDKCPQKRGVCLIVKTMTPKKPNSALRKIARVRLSNGKEVTVYIPGEGHTLQEHSIVLIRGGRVRDLPGVRYHIIRGTLDCLGVEGRKGSRSLYGAKKG; this comes from the coding sequence ATGCCGACGATCAGTCAACTTGTAAAAAGCCGCCGCCGGCCGAAGCGGAAGTTCAGCAAGTCGCCCGTGTTGGATAAATGTCCGCAAAAGCGGGGCGTGTGCCTCATTGTGAAAACGATGACGCCCAAAAAGCCGAACTCGGCACTGCGGAAAATTGCCCGCGTGCGATTGAGCAACGGCAAAGAAGTGACCGTGTACATTCCGGGCGAAGGCCACACGCTGCAGGAGCACTCGATTGTGCTGATTCGCGGCGGCCGTGTGCGCGATCTGCCTGGCGTGCGCTATCACATCATCCGAGGCACGTTGGATTGCTTGGGCGTGGAAGGCCGCAAGGGAAGCCGCAGTTTGTACGGAGCGAAAAAGGGCTAA
- a CDS encoding type II toxin-antitoxin system HicA family toxin yields the protein MTKLPRISGSEAMAALKKAGFYVKRQKGSHIVMRRDQPFAQTVVPDHRELDSGTLRAIIRQIGMSVDEFQALL from the coding sequence ATGACCAAGCTGCCACGGATTTCCGGCTCCGAGGCAATGGCAGCATTGAAGAAAGCCGGCTTCTACGTGAAGCGGCAAAAAGGCAGTCACATCGTCATGCGTCGCGATCAGCCGTTTGCGCAGACCGTCGTGCCAGACCATCGGGAATTGGATTCAGGCACCCTAAGAGCAATCATTCGTCAAATCGGAATGTCGGTCGATGAATTTCAAGCACTCCTGTAA
- a CDS encoding type II toxin-antitoxin system HicB family antitoxin — protein MRQVVIYPGEDGYWVAECPSLPGCVSQGKTREETIANIREAIDVYIEALKDDSLAVPEDKFEALLVAV, from the coding sequence ATGCGACAGGTCGTTATTTATCCCGGCGAAGATGGATATTGGGTGGCGGAGTGTCCGAGTTTGCCCGGTTGCGTTTCGCAAGGCAAAACTCGTGAGGAAACCATCGCTAATATCCGCGAAGCAATCGATGTCTACATCGAAGCTCTCAAAGATGATAGTCTTGCGGTTCCTGAAGACAAATTCGAGGCTTTGCTGGTGGCGGTATGA
- the rpoC gene encoding DNA-directed RNA polymerase subunit beta', with translation MSIGETSYDRINDYSAVKISLARPHDIRSWSFGEVKKPETINYRTYRPERDGLFCERIFGPEKDWECACGKYRGMKYKGMICDRCGVKVTHSRVRRKRMGHIELAAPVVHIWFFKAMPSRLGNLLDMKTTSLEKVIYFQDYVVTDPKDTPLKKQQLLTEEEYRQAREQYGEGTFDAEMGAEAARKLLLNMDLVALSKQLREELNTTNSKQKKKDLINRLKIVESIRDSDNKPEWMVLDVIPVIPPDLRPLVLLDSGNFATSDLNDLYRRIINRNNRLKKLVDLNAPEVIIRNEKRMLQQSVDALFDNNRCKRPVLGSSNRPLKSLTDMIKGKQGRFRENLLGKRVDYSARSVIVVGPNLRLHQCGLPKKIALELFQPFIIRRLKELGHADTIKSAKKMLERKDAEVWDILEEVIRNHPVLLNRAPTLHRMGIQAFEPVLVEGNAIKLHPLVCKGFNADFDGDQMAVHLPLSIEAQVEAHTLMMSVHNIFSPANGNPIISPSQDVVMGCYYLSVSLPDRKGQGMVFSSIEEVQLAWSLGKIDTHARIKVKLPPHRRLKTDADTQAKAGAIIDTTVGRVRFNTILPTGMPFYNHPLRSSDLAKVISDCYQMLGRRATIDLLDDLNMLGFRESTRSGLSFGTDDLITPAMKSRIIGEAEREVQKRNKLYQRGIITEGERYNQVLDVWTHARERITTEMMEALESDFRRPGYVNPIYLMAHSGARGGVEQIRQLAGMRGLMAKPSGKIIETPIKANFREGLTVLEYFSSTHGARKGLADTALKTADSGYLTRKLADVAQNVVITTQDCGTTQGITKGVIYRGEKVEVSLADSIRGRVSRQNIVNPITDEIVVKENELITPTVARRIEQLGLERIQVRSPLTCDASLGVCRLCYGMDLSTGSMVEEGMAVGIIAAQSIGEPGTQLTMRTFHIGGVGQRAIEEKDYKAKKAGTVQFVRLKVVRTESGEQVVLTRNGELVILDPKGRELEKYEIPAGANLRVEENAEVKPGQVLCEWDPHSIPILAEVTGKVRYEDVIEGETMRIEKDPSGHVRRMVMEHKGDLHPQVVLEDEAGKILDFYYLPEKAYIEVNEGQAASAGTLLAKTPREVSGTQDITGGLPRVTEIFEARKPKDPAVIAEIDGTVEILGEKRRGKRTIIVRSESGIEREHLVSHGKHLRVHSSDFVRAGEALVDGPLVPHDILRISGEEAVQQYLTREIQNVYRSQRVDIDDKHIEIIVSQMLRKVRIESVGDTGLLPGSVMDKFEFRKVNQNLSGCLKITEKGDSEFEAGTIVPKDALEAANSQTEGLGGAPAKGTKPKSATASTQLLGITKAAVQSSSFISAASFQETTKVLTEAALAGKIDRLVGLKENVILGHLIPAGTGFKTFQESDVRIRREALEALAAQKEQVLTRAFPLLETAEDTNGSAAQTSGGATATATAEAPSESVPSGLDALLGDGGNGDNAESSE, from the coding sequence GTGAGCATTGGCGAAACCTCTTACGACCGGATTAACGATTACTCGGCGGTGAAAATTTCTCTGGCCCGGCCGCACGACATTCGCAGTTGGTCGTTCGGCGAAGTGAAAAAGCCGGAAACCATTAATTACCGCACTTATCGGCCGGAACGCGACGGGTTGTTCTGCGAGCGCATTTTCGGACCGGAAAAAGATTGGGAATGCGCCTGCGGCAAATACCGCGGCATGAAATACAAAGGCATGATCTGCGATCGCTGCGGCGTCAAAGTCACTCACAGCCGCGTGCGACGCAAGCGGATGGGACATATTGAGCTGGCCGCGCCCGTCGTGCACATTTGGTTCTTCAAGGCCATGCCCAGCCGCTTGGGCAACTTGCTGGACATGAAAACTACGAGCCTGGAAAAGGTGATTTACTTTCAGGATTACGTGGTCACCGATCCGAAAGATACGCCGCTAAAAAAACAGCAATTGCTCACCGAGGAAGAATATCGCCAGGCCCGCGAGCAATATGGCGAAGGAACCTTCGATGCGGAAATGGGGGCCGAAGCGGCCCGCAAGCTGCTGCTCAACATGGATTTGGTGGCGCTCTCCAAGCAATTGCGCGAAGAGCTGAACACCACGAACTCCAAGCAAAAGAAAAAGGATCTGATCAACCGGCTGAAAATTGTGGAAAGCATCCGCGATTCGGACAACAAGCCGGAGTGGATGGTGCTGGACGTGATTCCGGTCATTCCGCCCGATTTGCGGCCGCTGGTGCTCTTGGACAGCGGCAACTTCGCCACGAGCGATTTGAACGACCTGTATCGCCGCATTATCAACCGCAACAACCGGTTGAAAAAGTTGGTCGATTTGAACGCGCCGGAAGTGATTATCCGTAATGAAAAGCGGATGCTGCAACAATCGGTGGACGCGCTGTTCGATAACAACCGCTGCAAGCGCCCCGTGTTGGGCAGCAGCAATCGGCCGCTGAAATCGCTGACCGACATGATCAAGGGCAAGCAAGGCCGGTTCCGCGAAAACCTGCTGGGCAAGCGCGTGGATTATTCGGCCCGCAGCGTGATCGTGGTGGGTCCGAACTTGCGGCTGCATCAATGCGGTCTGCCGAAGAAGATTGCCCTCGAACTGTTCCAGCCGTTCATCATTCGACGGCTTAAAGAGTTGGGCCACGCCGATACGATCAAGTCGGCCAAAAAGATGCTGGAGCGCAAGGACGCGGAAGTCTGGGACATTTTGGAAGAAGTGATCCGCAATCATCCGGTGTTGTTGAATCGCGCGCCGACACTGCACCGCATGGGCATTCAAGCCTTTGAGCCGGTGCTGGTGGAAGGCAACGCCATTAAGTTACATCCGCTGGTGTGCAAGGGCTTTAACGCCGACTTCGACGGCGACCAAATGGCGGTGCACTTGCCGCTTTCGATTGAAGCGCAGGTGGAAGCGCACACGCTGATGATGTCGGTGCACAACATTTTCAGCCCGGCCAACGGCAATCCGATTATCAGCCCGTCGCAGGACGTGGTGATGGGTTGCTATTACCTGAGCGTGTCGCTGCCCGACCGCAAGGGGCAGGGGATGGTGTTTTCGTCGATAGAAGAAGTGCAGTTGGCGTGGTCGCTGGGAAAAATCGACACCCATGCGCGGATCAAGGTGAAACTGCCGCCGCACCGACGTTTGAAGACCGACGCGGATACGCAAGCCAAGGCCGGCGCGATTATCGATACCACCGTGGGCCGGGTGCGCTTCAACACTATTTTGCCGACCGGGATGCCGTTTTACAACCATCCGCTGCGTTCCAGCGATTTGGCGAAGGTGATTTCCGATTGCTACCAAATGTTGGGCCGGCGTGCCACGATTGATTTGCTGGACGACCTGAATATGCTGGGCTTCCGCGAAAGCACCCGCAGCGGTTTGTCATTCGGCACCGACGATTTGATTACGCCGGCGATGAAATCGCGGATTATCGGCGAGGCGGAACGTGAAGTGCAGAAGCGCAACAAACTGTATCAACGCGGCATCATTACTGAAGGGGAACGCTACAACCAGGTGCTGGACGTGTGGACTCATGCCCGGGAACGCATCACCACGGAAATGATGGAGGCCCTGGAAAGCGACTTCCGCCGGCCGGGTTACGTGAATCCCATTTACTTGATGGCGCACTCCGGCGCCCGCGGCGGCGTGGAGCAAATTCGCCAGTTGGCCGGCATGCGCGGTTTGATGGCCAAGCCTTCGGGCAAGATCATCGAAACGCCCATCAAAGCCAACTTCCGCGAAGGGCTAACCGTGTTGGAATACTTCAGCTCCACGCACGGGGCCCGCAAAGGCTTGGCCGATACGGCGTTGAAGACGGCGGATTCCGGCTATCTGACCCGAAAACTGGCCGACGTGGCGCAAAACGTGGTCATTACGACGCAAGATTGCGGCACCACGCAAGGCATTACCAAGGGGGTAATTTACCGCGGCGAGAAAGTGGAAGTGAGCCTGGCTGATTCCATTCGAGGCCGCGTAAGCCGCCAGAACATCGTCAATCCGATCACCGACGAAATTGTCGTGAAGGAAAACGAATTGATTACGCCGACCGTAGCGCGGCGGATCGAGCAGTTAGGACTGGAGCGCATTCAGGTGCGCAGCCCGCTCACCTGCGATGCCTCGCTGGGCGTGTGCCGGTTGTGCTACGGCATGGATTTATCCACCGGTTCGATGGTGGAAGAAGGCATGGCCGTGGGCATTATTGCCGCTCAGTCGATCGGAGAACCTGGCACGCAGTTAACCATGCGTACGTTCCACATTGGCGGCGTGGGTCAACGGGCCATCGAAGAGAAAGATTATAAAGCCAAGAAGGCGGGCACGGTGCAATTCGTGCGGCTGAAAGTGGTGCGCACCGAATCCGGCGAACAGGTGGTGCTGACCCGCAACGGCGAATTGGTCATTTTGGATCCTAAAGGCCGGGAATTAGAAAAGTACGAAATTCCCGCCGGCGCCAATTTGCGCGTCGAGGAAAATGCGGAAGTGAAGCCCGGCCAAGTACTGTGCGAATGGGACCCGCACAGCATTCCCATTTTGGCGGAAGTGACCGGCAAGGTGCGCTACGAAGATGTCATCGAAGGCGAAACCATGCGGATCGAAAAAGACCCCAGCGGCCACGTTCGCCGCATGGTGATGGAGCACAAGGGCGATTTGCACCCGCAGGTGGTGCTGGAAGACGAGGCAGGGAAGATCTTGGACTTCTACTACTTGCCCGAAAAGGCGTACATCGAAGTGAACGAAGGCCAAGCGGCATCGGCCGGCACGCTGCTGGCAAAAACGCCGCGAGAAGTATCGGGCACGCAAGACATCACCGGCGGTTTGCCCCGCGTGACGGAAATTTTTGAAGCCCGGAAACCGAAAGATCCGGCGGTGATTGCCGAGATCGACGGCACCGTGGAAATTTTAGGGGAAAAGCGCCGCGGCAAGAGGACGATTATTGTCCGCAGCGAAAGCGGCATCGAACGGGAGCATTTGGTCAGCCACGGAAAGCACTTGCGAGTCCACTCCAGCGACTTTGTGCGGGCCGGCGAGGCGCTGGTGGACGGTCCGCTGGTGCCGCACGACATTTTGCGCATCTCCGGTGAAGAAGCCGTACAGCAATACTTGACGCGCGAAATTCAGAACGTGTATCGCAGCCAGCGCGTCGATATTGACGACAAGCACATCGAAATTATCGTCTCACAAATGCTCCGCAAGGTGCGCATTGAAAGCGTGGGCGATACCGGGCTGCTGCCGGGCAGCGTAATGGACAAATTCGAGTTCCGCAAAGTGAACCAGAATTTGTCGGGCTGCTTGAAGATTACCGAAAAGGGAGACAGCGAGTTTGAAGCCGGCACGATTGTGCCCAAGGACGCGCTGGAAGCGGCCAATAGTCAGACCGAAGGCTTGGGCGGCGCGCCCGCCAAGGGCACCAAGCCCAAAAGTGCCACCGCCAGCACGCAACTGTTGGGCATTACCAAAGCGGCGGTGCAATCGAGCAGCTTTATTTCGGCGGCCAGCTTCCAGGAAACCACCAAGGTGCTGACCGAAGCGGCCTTGGCCGGCAAGATCGATCGACTGGTCGGACTGAAGGAGAATGTGATTCTTGGTCACTTAATTCCGGCGGGCACGGGATTCAAAACGTTCCAGGAATCGGACGTTCGCATCCGGCGCGAGGCGTTGGAAGCGTTGGCCGCGCAAAAGGAGCAAGTGCTCACGCGCGCCTTCCCGCTGCTGGAAACCGCCGAAGATACCAATGGTTCGGCCGCCCAAACCAGCGGCGGCGCCACGGCAACCGCCACCGCCGAAGCACCCTCCGAATCTGTTCCCAGTGGGCTCGATGCTTTGCTGGGCGACGGCGGCAATGGCGACAACGCCGAATCGTCGGAATAA